From a region of the Fischerella sp. JS2 genome:
- a CDS encoding iron-siderophore ABC transporter substrate-binding protein: MKNQLHLCIQPLFLIALFFLWVTACDTQIMQKTDISKAQLGISECRVIQHELGETCVPLQPQRVIVTDEGALDAVLGLGLQPIAAAESNLAGSRGQQFAGKKIEEIISIGKSAQVNIERMVQLHPDLILGFYLTADNYKLFSQIAPTVKLEAKYLKDGWKDSLREVGEILGKTEQADDALAQYQQRVRQLQKLIKEKLGTMEVSASRFYAGLHNPQFDTIFSFSGWILKEVGLSAPRHQLQATTSPETYSVLISLERVDLLDADVLFAMLDPGAEENFKKYQKSQLWQLLKVAKNNQVYTVDSGYWYGGNILAANAILDDLYRYLLGGS; the protein is encoded by the coding sequence ATGAAAAATCAACTGCATCTTTGTATTCAACCATTGTTCCTCATCGCTCTGTTCTTTCTCTGGGTTACAGCTTGCGACACTCAGATTATGCAAAAAACTGATATCTCCAAGGCACAGTTAGGTATTTCTGAGTGCCGAGTCATTCAGCATGAACTAGGAGAAACTTGCGTTCCTCTTCAACCCCAGCGTGTGATTGTTACAGATGAAGGAGCCTTAGATGCAGTGCTAGGACTAGGTTTGCAGCCAATAGCAGCAGCAGAATCAAATCTTGCAGGTAGTAGAGGACAGCAGTTTGCAGGGAAGAAGATAGAAGAGATAATTTCTATCGGCAAGTCAGCCCAGGTGAATATAGAAAGGATGGTACAGTTGCATCCAGATTTGATTCTGGGATTTTACTTGACTGCTGACAACTACAAGCTATTTTCCCAAATAGCTCCCACAGTGAAACTGGAAGCAAAATACCTCAAAGATGGTTGGAAAGATTCTTTGCGGGAAGTCGGCGAAATACTAGGCAAAACTGAACAGGCTGATGATGCGCTTGCACAGTACCAACAACGGGTGAGACAACTCCAAAAACTGATAAAAGAAAAACTGGGAACAATGGAGGTTTCGGCAAGCCGATTTTATGCAGGCTTGCATAATCCACAGTTTGATACTATATTCTCATTTTCCGGATGGATTTTAAAGGAGGTGGGGCTTTCTGCACCCAGGCATCAACTTCAGGCTACCACCAGTCCAGAAACATATTCTGTATTGATCAGCTTAGAACGTGTAGACTTATTGGATGCAGATGTTTTATTTGCAATGTTAGATCCTGGTGCTGAAGAAAACTTCAAAAAATATCAGAAAAGCCAGCTGTGGCAATTACTCAAAGTAGCCAAAAACAATCAGGTGTACACAGTTGATTCTGGTTATTGGTATGGAGGCAATATTCTAGCAGCGAATGCTATTCTTGATGACTTATACAGATATCTACTGGGAGGATCATGA
- a CDS encoding sucrase ferredoxin, with protein MTIDQTLSNCRFCSVISQTNGEDPIGSAGTFEHYLILETAQPWSAKIWLQPEPISQEVLDALHIVWERGRPLTIAPDREYSHPSYTRVLYYRRPAKLFAEFEKHEFIVPHSLFSSLILALLKHPDRLPSFEEYRQHTNHIRELLICTHANIDVACARFGYPIYQKLRSEYANASGGKLRVWRCSHFGGHQFAPTLIDMPQGTYWGHLQLEILDTLVQRNGSLTKLYPFYRGWGGLSQFEQIAEREIWMQEGWDWINYHKMGQVLAMDEVNQEWAKVRIDFTTNDRTTSSAYEAMIELSGHVMTAFDSGDNEPLEKVKQYRVSRLVKVAAINDSPAETLRQRGLN; from the coding sequence ATGACAATTGACCAAACCCTTAGCAATTGCCGTTTCTGCTCCGTGATTTCCCAGACTAACGGTGAAGATCCCATAGGTTCTGCGGGGACATTTGAACACTATCTAATTCTAGAGACAGCACAACCCTGGTCAGCAAAAATATGGCTACAACCTGAACCAATATCCCAAGAAGTTCTCGATGCTTTGCATATTGTTTGGGAACGTGGCCGACCGCTTACCATTGCTCCAGACCGTGAGTACTCTCATCCTAGTTACACGCGTGTACTGTACTATCGCCGACCAGCAAAGCTATTTGCAGAGTTTGAGAAGCACGAGTTTATCGTACCCCATTCTTTGTTTAGCTCATTAATATTGGCTTTACTGAAACACCCAGACAGACTGCCATCTTTTGAAGAGTATCGGCAACATACTAACCACATCCGGGAATTATTGATTTGTACCCATGCGAATATTGATGTTGCTTGTGCCAGATTTGGCTATCCCATTTATCAAAAGCTACGTTCCGAGTATGCCAACGCTTCTGGTGGAAAACTGCGTGTCTGGCGATGCAGCCATTTTGGAGGTCATCAGTTTGCTCCCACCCTCATAGACATGCCACAAGGAACCTACTGGGGTCATTTGCAGCTAGAAATATTGGATACCCTTGTGCAGCGCAATGGTTCCCTCACAAAACTATACCCTTTTTACCGGGGTTGGGGTGGCTTATCCCAGTTTGAGCAAATTGCAGAGCGGGAGATATGGATGCAAGAAGGTTGGGACTGGATTAATTACCATAAAATGGGGCAAGTATTGGCAATGGATGAAGTTAATCAGGAATGGGCTAAAGTTCGTATTGATTTCACAACCAATGATAGAACTACAAGCAGCGCCTATGAAGCAATGATAGAACTAAGCGGTCATGTTATGACCGCTTTTGATTCAGGAGATAACGAACCGTTAGAGAAAGTCAAGCAGTATCGTGTTAGTCGCTTAGTAAAAGTAGCAGCGATCAATGATTCTCCTGCCGAAACGCTACGTCAACGAGGATTAAATTAA
- a CDS encoding acylase → MRIEFLSRVYTRVSRRVLPLILGLILILFVGSQTTAVPVKSTEILWDTYGVPHIYGKDDRSAFYAFGWAQMQSHGDLLLRLYGQARGRAAEYWGEEYLDSDRWVLTTGIPERARNWYRAQNPTFRSYLDAFAAGINTYASQHGNLINDEVEVVLPVRPEDVMAHLHRVLHFTFVVNPEQVIGLSKQKLQAGSNGWAITASHSASGNAMLLANPHLPWSDLFLWYEAQITAPGIDAYGATLVGVPVLAIAFNDNLGWTHTVNTHDGWDVYQLTLAGNGYRFDGKVRNFLSKTLSLKVKQKNGSLQEQPLVVKTSVHGPVVLEKDNKAFALRVVGLDQPGVLQQWWDMARSQNLNEFEKVLKRLQLPMFTVIYADRKGHIMHLFNGQVPMRSSGDFDYWEGIIPGNTSKTLWTKIHPYQDLPRIVDPKSGWLQNTNDPPWTTTFPTAIKADNYPPYMAPRFMDFRSQRSVRMLDEDDKISFDEMIAYKHSTRMELADRLLDDLIPAARKYGQDIGRQAASVLEAWDRQANTDSRGAVLFALWVEKMDWEQVFSKPWSENSPRTTPDGLANPKSAVATLEAVAAQVEKTYGALDVPWGDVFRVRVGDVDLPANGGDGDLGIFRVLNFAPSENGRFQAVAGDSYVAAIEFSNPVRAMALTSYGNASQPSSSHVGKQLQMFAKKQLHPVWRQRREILAHLQERQVF, encoded by the coding sequence ATGAGGATTGAGTTTTTATCCAGGGTTTACACAAGAGTATCAAGACGCGTTTTACCCTTGATACTCGGTTTGATACTTATTTTGTTTGTAGGCAGCCAGACTACTGCTGTACCAGTCAAATCTACAGAAATATTATGGGATACCTATGGTGTACCGCACATCTACGGTAAAGATGACCGGAGTGCTTTTTACGCCTTCGGTTGGGCACAAATGCAAAGTCATGGAGACCTGCTTTTACGTCTCTACGGTCAAGCACGGGGACGTGCAGCCGAATACTGGGGAGAGGAATATCTAGACTCAGACCGATGGGTGTTGACTACAGGAATACCAGAACGCGCTCGTAATTGGTACAGGGCACAGAATCCTACTTTTCGTAGTTATCTTGATGCTTTTGCTGCTGGGATCAATACCTATGCTTCCCAACACGGTAACTTGATTAATGATGAAGTTGAGGTGGTGCTACCAGTCAGACCAGAAGATGTCATGGCTCACCTGCATCGGGTACTCCATTTCACTTTTGTAGTCAATCCAGAACAAGTAATAGGCCTAAGCAAACAAAAATTACAAGCAGGGTCTAATGGTTGGGCGATCACAGCAAGTCATTCTGCTAGTGGGAACGCAATGCTCTTAGCCAACCCACACCTACCCTGGTCAGATTTATTCCTGTGGTATGAAGCTCAAATCACCGCACCTGGAATCGATGCTTACGGAGCAACACTTGTGGGTGTTCCTGTATTGGCGATCGCATTTAACGACAACTTAGGTTGGACTCACACCGTTAACACCCACGATGGCTGGGATGTTTATCAACTGACATTGGCAGGTAACGGTTATCGCTTTGATGGCAAAGTTCGCAACTTCCTTTCCAAAACCCTCTCCTTGAAGGTGAAGCAGAAAAATGGTTCTTTGCAAGAACAACCATTAGTAGTGAAAACTTCTGTCCACGGGCCCGTCGTCCTTGAGAAAGATAATAAAGCCTTTGCCCTGAGAGTTGTTGGTCTTGACCAACCAGGAGTCCTCCAGCAGTGGTGGGACATGGCACGTTCCCAAAACCTCAACGAGTTTGAAAAGGTACTCAAGCGATTGCAATTACCAATGTTTACGGTAATCTACGCCGATAGAAAAGGGCATATTATGCACCTATTCAACGGTCAAGTTCCAATGCGATCAAGTGGTGATTTTGACTACTGGGAAGGCATTATTCCAGGCAATACATCTAAAACCTTGTGGACAAAAATACATCCATATCAGGATTTACCGCGCATAGTTGACCCCAAGAGCGGTTGGTTACAAAATACCAATGACCCACCTTGGACAACCACATTTCCAACCGCCATCAAAGCAGATAATTACCCACCTTACATGGCGCCTCGTTTCATGGATTTTCGCTCCCAGCGTTCTGTAAGAATGTTGGATGAGGATGACAAAATCTCTTTTGATGAAATGATTGCATACAAGCATTCTACCCGCATGGAACTGGCTGATCGGCTTTTGGATGATTTAATCCCAGCTGCCCGCAAATATGGTCAGGACATAGGACGGCAAGCAGCTAGTGTTCTAGAAGCCTGGGATCGGCAAGCCAATACAGATAGTCGGGGAGCGGTATTATTTGCTCTTTGGGTAGAAAAGATGGACTGGGAGCAGGTATTTAGTAAACCTTGGAGTGAAAACTCCCCACGCACCACCCCTGATGGCTTAGCTAATCCGAAAAGTGCAGTTGCAACACTCGAAGCAGTAGCAGCACAGGTAGAAAAGACTTATGGGGCGCTGGATGTACCTTGGGGGGATGTTTTTCGGGTAAGGGTGGGTGATGTCGATTTACCTGCCAATGGTGGAGATGGTGATTTGGGAATTTTCCGTGTACTCAACTTTGCTCCTAGTGAAAACGGTCGGTTCCAAGCTGTTGCAGGTGATTCCTATGTTGCTGCTATTGAATTTTCTAATCCTGTACGAGCAATGGCACTCACTAGTTACGGCAATGCATCGCAACCAAGTTCATCTCATGTGGGTAAGCAATTACAGATGTTTGCTAAAAAACAATTGCATCCAGTTTGGCGTCAGCGTCGGGAAATATTAGCTCATTTGCAGGAGCGGCAGGTCTTCTAA
- a CDS encoding TonB-dependent siderophore receptor — translation MKLQLLIQSLLITGSSFALLLITPVFSKEVQVLDVKTEDTQSDKKANLQASNALIKKIPHLSEIDFVPKTIQRLVQSPVTEVIEVRGVQVNTTEKGLDVILQTSKGEQLQVSGRNEGNAYIADIPNAQLRLPDGNTFRQEKPLAGIAEVTVTNQDANTIRVTVRGETGAPTIELFDSDNGLIFEVAAPAVTPAPSAPQPQQQPQTPPTPPPTQPESQTQPEQPSAETDEPIELVVTGEQDGYNVPSATTGTRTDTPIRDTPFSIQVVPQEVLEDQQVQRLNEALRNISGVTQGVSTRSPFDYYTIRGFGGFGTNNIIIDGLRDRYSSGGTSLGNVEQVEVLKGPAGALFGQGTPGGTINVTTKRPLSTPAYNVELGLGNFNTYIGSIDLTGPLDENKNILYRFNAYGFSSETFVDFFDITRYSFAPALSFRLSENTNLTVEGSYSVVEQKNDRGLPARGTVLPNPNGDIPIERFLGEPSVDFVGQNIGRIGYQFEHNFNDNWQLRNSFRATFYRQPQNTFLPLELQEDGRTLERLQNQLDEQDGTSYILDTNVVGNFKTGSIAHKLLFGVDLYRDTYNSSGVDLEITPIDIFNPVYGRDQVGARIPDTASSFEETNQALGIYIQDQITLLDNLKILLGGRFDLINQRSEFVDSFGDSFPSFQQDEAFSPRFGIVYQPIPEISLYASYTRSFQQVVGTTFDRRLFKPERGTQWEVGVKTDLTDRLSATLAYYNITRSNVLADDPDNPGFSVQTGEQNSQGVELDIAGEILPGWKIIASAAYTDAKVTEDADFSGNKLNNVPEFGASLWTTYEIQRGDLQGLGFGFGLFYVGEREGDIANTFSLPSYVRTDAAIFYQEDNFRASINIKNLFNIEYFESARNDLEVFPGDPLTVVGSVSWRF, via the coding sequence ATGAAGCTACAGCTATTGATTCAAAGTCTATTAATTACAGGTTCCTCCTTTGCTTTATTGTTAATAACTCCTGTTTTCAGCAAGGAAGTACAAGTTCTAGATGTCAAGACAGAGGATACCCAATCTGACAAAAAAGCGAATCTTCAAGCATCCAATGCGCTAATCAAAAAGATACCCCACCTAAGTGAAATAGACTTTGTGCCTAAGACTATCCAAAGGCTAGTGCAGTCACCTGTAACAGAAGTCATCGAAGTGAGGGGAGTTCAAGTTAATACCACGGAAAAAGGTCTGGATGTAATTCTCCAGACTTCCAAAGGAGAGCAACTACAAGTATCGGGAAGGAATGAGGGCAACGCCTATATTGCTGACATACCAAACGCACAACTACGCTTACCTGATGGCAACACATTTCGTCAAGAAAAACCTCTTGCCGGAATTGCTGAGGTAACTGTGACTAATCAGGATGCGAATACTATTCGGGTTACAGTCAGGGGTGAAACGGGTGCGCCAACAATCGAGTTGTTTGATAGTGATAATGGTTTGATTTTTGAAGTTGCTGCGCCTGCGGTTACGCCTGCACCTTCCGCGCCACAACCACAGCAGCAACCGCAAACGCCACCAACTCCTCCACCAACACAGCCAGAAAGTCAAACACAACCAGAGCAACCATCAGCAGAAACTGATGAACCGATTGAACTGGTGGTGACGGGTGAGCAAGACGGATACAACGTTCCGAGTGCCACTACTGGGACTAGAACTGATACTCCGATCCGAGACACTCCCTTTTCAATTCAAGTTGTTCCTCAGGAAGTACTTGAAGATCAACAAGTGCAGCGACTCAATGAAGCTCTCAGGAATATTTCAGGTGTGACACAAGGTGTATCTACTCGCTCTCCCTTTGATTACTACACAATACGTGGTTTTGGTGGTTTTGGTACTAACAACATCATTATTGACGGTTTGCGTGACAGGTATAGCAGTGGTGGTACAAGCCTTGGTAACGTTGAGCAAGTAGAAGTCCTCAAAGGACCAGCAGGAGCTTTGTTTGGTCAGGGTACACCAGGAGGAACGATTAACGTTACTACGAAAAGACCTCTGAGTACTCCTGCCTATAATGTAGAGTTAGGCTTGGGAAATTTCAATACATACATTGGCAGTATTGATTTAACAGGCCCTCTTGATGAAAACAAAAATATTCTCTACCGCTTTAATGCCTACGGGTTTAGTTCGGAAACCTTTGTTGATTTCTTTGATATCACGCGCTATTCTTTTGCTCCTGCTTTGTCCTTTCGTTTGAGCGAGAATACTAACTTAACGGTAGAAGGAAGCTATTCCGTTGTTGAGCAGAAAAACGATCGCGGTTTACCAGCCAGAGGAACTGTCCTACCCAATCCCAACGGTGATATTCCAATTGAGCGCTTTCTTGGTGAGCCTTCTGTCGATTTTGTTGGGCAAAACATCGGGCGGATTGGTTATCAGTTTGAGCATAATTTTAATGATAACTGGCAACTTCGCAACTCATTTCGAGCCACGTTTTACCGTCAGCCTCAAAACACTTTTCTTCCTCTAGAACTGCAAGAGGATGGTCGCACTCTGGAACGTTTACAAAACCAGTTAGATGAACAAGACGGCACTAGTTACATTCTAGACACCAATGTCGTTGGTAATTTTAAGACAGGAAGTATTGCCCATAAGCTATTATTTGGTGTTGATCTATACCGAGATACCTATAACTCTTCTGGGGTAGATTTAGAAATTACACCAATCGACATCTTCAACCCTGTATACGGTCGTGATCAAGTGGGTGCGAGAATTCCTGACACGGCTTCTTCTTTTGAAGAAACCAATCAAGCTTTAGGCATCTATATTCAAGACCAAATTACTCTATTAGATAACCTGAAAATTTTGTTGGGTGGACGTTTCGATCTGATCAATCAAAGGAGCGAGTTTGTAGATAGTTTTGGTGATTCATTTCCTTCTTTCCAACAAGATGAAGCCTTTAGCCCTAGATTTGGGATCGTGTATCAACCCATTCCCGAAATTTCACTCTATGCAAGTTATACTCGCTCATTTCAACAAGTTGTGGGAACAACTTTTGATCGAAGATTATTTAAGCCAGAGCGTGGCACTCAGTGGGAAGTGGGTGTGAAAACGGATTTAACTGATAGGCTTTCTGCAACCCTAGCATACTACAATATCACTCGTTCTAATGTTCTAGCTGATGATCCAGATAATCCTGGTTTTTCCGTGCAAACAGGTGAACAAAACAGTCAAGGTGTGGAATTGGATATTGCTGGAGAAATACTTCCTGGATGGAAAATTATTGCCTCCGCAGCATATACTGATGCCAAGGTTACAGAAGATGCCGATTTTTCAGGTAATAAACTCAATAACGTCCCGGAATTTGGTGCTAGCTTGTGGACTACTTATGAAATTCAGAGGGGAGATTTGCAGGGATTGGGATTTGGTTTTGGGCTGTTTTATGTTGGAGAACGTGAGGGGGATATAGCTAACACATTTTCCTTGCCAAGCTATGTAAGGACGGATGCCGCTATTTTTTATCAGGAAGACAACTTCCGTGCTTCTATTAATATCAAGAACCTGTTTAACATTGAGTATTTTGAAAGTGCCCGCAATGACCTAGAAGTATTTCCAGGCGATCCATTAACTGTGGTTGGTTCTGTCTCCTGGAGATTTTAG
- a CDS encoding ABC transporter ATP-binding protein: MTSKSRQVSNRRRDSNHPLQRLLNYGHNYRQQIWQATAFSIINKLLDLAPPVLIGIAVDVVVKQQDSIISLLGVKDIFWQFLLLSLITVIVWIFESVFEYAYDKRWRNLAQNIQHDLRIDAYNHLQELELAYFEERSTGGLMSILSDDINQLEDFLNEVANEIIQLITSFIVLIGGAFFILPTNIALVAMLPMPFILWGSFVYQNQLTSRYADVREKVGFLNSRLANNISGITTIKSFTAEDYESKRLAAESEAYRHSNSKAIQLSAAFIPLIRILVLVGFTSLLLLGGMAAFSGKISVGNYSILLVLVQHLLWPLVTIGRIFDEYQRAMASTNRVMDLLDTPIKISTGNIPLPIHKVRGEIEYKEVTFAYHDRHPVIQNLSLHIPAGKTIAIVGSTGSGKSTLVKLLLRFYEVSAGTITVDGIDIQKLDLRDLRRSIGLVSQDVFLFHGTVAENIAYGTFDATDESIIMAAKVAEAHEFIMRLPQGYETIVGERGQKLSGGQRQRIAIARAIVKDPPILLLDEATSAVDNETEAAIQRSLDHITINRTTIAIAHRLSTIRNADCIYVMEYGQLVESGTHEQLLEKNGIYASLWRVQSGLR; this comes from the coding sequence ATGACATCAAAATCTCGTCAGGTATCAAACAGGCGTAGAGATTCAAACCATCCTCTGCAACGCTTGCTAAACTATGGGCATAATTATCGCCAACAAATTTGGCAAGCAACAGCATTTTCTATTATCAATAAATTGTTAGACTTAGCACCACCAGTTTTAATTGGTATTGCGGTGGATGTAGTGGTCAAGCAGCAAGATTCTATCATTTCATTATTGGGTGTCAAAGATATTTTTTGGCAATTTTTGCTGCTTTCATTGATCACTGTAATTGTTTGGATATTTGAATCAGTTTTTGAGTATGCTTATGATAAGCGTTGGCGAAATTTAGCGCAAAATATTCAGCATGATTTGCGTATAGATGCTTACAATCATTTACAAGAATTAGAATTAGCTTATTTTGAAGAGCGTAGCACAGGTGGTTTGATGTCGATTCTCAGCGATGATATCAACCAACTCGAAGATTTTTTAAATGAGGTAGCAAATGAAATTATTCAACTGATCACCTCATTCATAGTTTTGATTGGTGGTGCGTTTTTTATCTTACCTACCAATATAGCATTAGTGGCAATGTTACCCATGCCATTTATTCTTTGGGGTTCATTTGTCTATCAAAATCAGCTGACATCTCGCTATGCTGATGTGCGGGAAAAAGTCGGATTTCTCAACTCACGCTTGGCGAATAATATCAGTGGTATTACTACAATTAAAAGTTTTACTGCTGAGGATTATGAAAGTAAACGTTTAGCCGCAGAAAGTGAAGCCTACAGGCATAGTAACTCTAAAGCAATTCAACTTTCTGCTGCATTTATTCCTTTGATTAGAATACTCGTTTTAGTAGGGTTCACCTCCTTGTTGCTGTTGGGGGGAATGGCGGCATTTTCGGGAAAAATCTCTGTAGGTAATTACAGTATTTTACTCGTTTTAGTTCAACACTTGTTGTGGCCATTAGTAACAATCGGAAGAATATTTGACGAATATCAAAGGGCAATGGCTTCTACAAATCGCGTGATGGATTTGTTGGATACTCCCATCAAAATTTCTACAGGTAATATACCGTTACCTATTCATAAAGTACGTGGGGAAATTGAGTACAAGGAAGTCACTTTTGCTTATCACGATAGACATCCAGTAATTCAAAATCTATCCTTACACATTCCAGCCGGAAAAACTATTGCGATTGTTGGTTCTACAGGTTCTGGTAAAAGCACTTTAGTAAAACTACTGCTGCGATTTTATGAAGTTTCTGCCGGAACAATTACTGTTGATGGCATTGATATCCAAAAGTTGGATTTACGCGATTTGCGCCGCAGTATCGGCTTGGTAAGTCAGGATGTATTTTTATTTCATGGCACAGTTGCAGAGAATATTGCCTACGGTACTTTTGATGCCACAGATGAATCAATAATTATGGCAGCTAAAGTTGCTGAAGCCCATGAATTTATTATGCGACTGCCCCAAGGTTATGAGACGATTGTTGGGGAACGAGGGCAAAAATTATCTGGGGGACAACGCCAGCGAATTGCGATCGCGAGGGCAATTGTCAAAGATCCCCCGATTTTACTTTTAGATGAAGCCACATCAGCAGTCGATAATGAAACTGAAGCCGCAATTCAGCGTTCCTTAGACCATATTACTATTAATCGAACGACGATCGCGATCGCTCATCGTCTTTCCACTATCCGCAATGCCGATTGCATCTATGTCATGGAATACGGACAATTAGTAGAATCAGGAACCCATGAACAATTGCTAGAGAAAAACGGTATTTATGCTAGTCTCTGGCGCGTGCAGTCAGGGTTAAGATGA
- the acpP gene encoding acyl carrier protein, with translation MLISYPIVGENLVQTVRYTSPEQSANKGFVWINQTQYFEDVPPQIWNFHLGGYQICQKWLQERIGCSLSNNEIQQYQRLVLILKEIIELMIAIEAAIHHSQLNNCKIFENLQIIIAEQLGIEPKQISLASKFIDNLGADSLDMIEMFIFLEKAFNIQINHEVAQEISTVEKLVNYICQNLAS, from the coding sequence ATGCTCATCAGTTATCCTATTGTTGGGGAAAATTTGGTTCAAACAGTCCGCTACACATCCCCAGAGCAAAGCGCAAATAAAGGGTTTGTGTGGATCAACCAAACACAATACTTTGAAGACGTACCGCCTCAAATCTGGAACTTTCATCTAGGAGGTTATCAGATTTGTCAAAAATGGCTTCAAGAACGTATCGGTTGCTCTCTTTCTAACAATGAAATTCAGCAATATCAGCGTCTTGTTCTGATATTAAAAGAAATAATCGAACTAATGATAGCAATTGAAGCAGCAATTCACCACAGCCAACTTAACAATTGCAAAATTTTTGAAAACTTACAAATAATTATTGCAGAGCAGCTAGGCATAGAACCTAAACAAATCAGCCTAGCATCAAAATTTATTGATAATTTAGGTGCAGATTCTCTAGATATGATAGAAATGTTTATTTTTCTAGAAAAAGCTTTCAATATTCAAATTAATCATGAAGTTGCTCAAGAAATTTCAACTGTAGAAAAACTTGTAAATTATATTTGTCAAAACTTAGCTTCTTAA
- a CDS encoding iron ABC transporter permease, with protein sequence MTKATIVSPRGLKKPQMPALLGLVLGLCILLICLAYSVTLGAADIPLDKILASFIAFDGSYEHLVIQTVRLPRVIIAILVGSALAVSGGLMQGLTRNPLADPGILGIESGAALAVVATIFVFGSSSLSVLTIVAFLGAGVTATLVYFLGSLGRGGATPLNLTVAGAALTALISSLTTSVLIVSQRTLQEIRFWLAGSLAGRDTNILLQALPFVMVGLVVAFALGRQITTMSLGEDVAKGLGQKTAWVKMITAISVVLLAGSSVALAGPIGFVGLVVPHIVKFYIKADYRWILPYCAVLGAILLLVADIAARLLLKPQELPVGVMTALIGAPFFVYLAKSKVKK encoded by the coding sequence ATGACTAAAGCGACCATAGTGTCACCAAGAGGATTGAAAAAGCCACAAATGCCAGCCTTACTTGGTCTGGTTCTGGGACTGTGTATCCTGCTAATTTGCTTGGCTTACAGTGTCACGCTAGGTGCAGCAGACATTCCTCTGGACAAGATTTTGGCATCTTTTATCGCCTTTGATGGTTCCTATGAACACTTAGTCATCCAGACAGTGAGATTACCGCGAGTGATCATCGCTATCCTTGTAGGTTCAGCCTTGGCAGTATCGGGAGGATTAATGCAAGGTTTGACACGCAACCCTTTAGCTGATCCAGGGATTTTAGGTATAGAGTCAGGAGCAGCACTGGCTGTAGTGGCAACAATTTTTGTTTTTGGCAGTTCCAGCTTGAGTGTTTTAACGATTGTGGCCTTTTTGGGTGCAGGAGTCACAGCAACGTTAGTCTACTTTCTGGGTTCTCTGGGACGGGGAGGAGCTACCCCACTGAATCTCACAGTCGCAGGTGCAGCACTCACGGCTCTAATTTCTTCTCTCACTACTTCGGTTCTGATCGTCAGTCAACGAACTTTACAAGAAATTAGATTTTGGTTAGCTGGTTCACTGGCTGGACGCGATACCAATATACTCTTGCAAGCACTACCTTTTGTCATGGTTGGATTAGTAGTTGCTTTTGCCCTTGGTAGGCAAATTACTACTATGAGTCTGGGTGAAGATGTAGCTAAAGGCTTAGGTCAAAAGACAGCTTGGGTCAAAATGATTACTGCCATTAGCGTAGTTTTACTAGCAGGCAGTTCCGTTGCTCTTGCCGGGCCCATCGGTTTTGTTGGCTTAGTTGTTCCCCACATAGTGAAATTTTACATTAAAGCCGATTATCGTTGGATTTTACCTTATTGTGCCGTTTTAGGTGCGATTTTACTCTTGGTTGCAGACATTGCTGCGCGCCTGTTGCTCAAACCCCAGGAGTTACCTGTAGGTGTAATGACAGCACTGATTGGCGCTCCCTTTTTTGTGTATCTGGCTAAGTCTAAGGTGAAAAAATGA